A genome region from Micromonospora peucetia includes the following:
- a CDS encoding amidohydrolase translates to MTNPSTLYRGGTLHCPADPSATALLVSGGRITWLGVDADAPAADRVVDLGGALVTPAFVDSHVHATDTGLALSGLDLSAVRSAAELLDAVAGFAAGLPSDAVVLGHGWDESGWPVPELPDAVTLDRVAGARRLYLSQASIHSALVSAALLAACPEVVSASGYDASGWLRRDAHHVVRAAAFGSVSRAQRVAVQRAALARAASLGVAAVHECGGPEISGEEDFTGLLALSGDGVAEVYGYWGELLGAARARELGAVGAGGDLFADGALGSRTAHVSREYLDGDGGCGHGYVSAEQVRDHLLDCAAHGMQGGFHAIGDAAISTVLEGFAGAAEKLGTDRVRAARHRIEHAEIMSKRLIAGFVEYGIVASMQPAFDRLWGGAGRMYESRLGLDRSLESNPMGAMHGVGVALAFGSDSPVTPLDPWGSVRAAVWHHSPTQRMSVRAAFAAHTRGGWRAVRLDNEGVLALGAPATFAVWSTPAGVDRGLPVLLAQDPEARGPGDPTPLPVCRRTVLRGDVIYEEGSS, encoded by the coding sequence ATGACGAACCCCTCGACTCTGTACCGCGGCGGGACGCTGCACTGCCCGGCCGATCCGAGTGCGACGGCTCTGCTGGTGAGCGGTGGCAGGATCACCTGGCTGGGGGTGGACGCGGACGCGCCGGCTGCCGACCGGGTGGTGGATCTTGGCGGGGCGTTGGTGACGCCGGCGTTCGTGGACTCGCACGTGCACGCCACCGACACGGGGTTGGCGTTGTCGGGGCTGGATCTGTCGGCGGTGCGGTCGGCGGCGGAGTTGCTGGACGCGGTGGCGGGGTTCGCGGCGGGGTTGCCGTCGGATGCGGTGGTGTTGGGGCACGGCTGGGACGAGTCGGGCTGGCCGGTGCCGGAGTTGCCGGACGCGGTGACGTTGGATCGGGTGGCCGGGGCGCGGCGGCTCTATCTTTCGCAGGCGTCGATCCATTCGGCGTTGGTGTCGGCGGCGTTGCTGGCGGCGTGTCCGGAGGTGGTGTCGGCGTCGGGGTATGACGCGTCGGGGTGGTTGCGGCGGGACGCGCACCATGTGGTGCGGGCGGCGGCGTTCGGGTCGGTGTCGCGGGCGCAGCGGGTGGCGGTGCAGCGGGCGGCGTTGGCGCGGGCGGCGTCGCTGGGTGTCGCGGCGGTGCACGAGTGTGGTGGTCCGGAGATCTCCGGCGAGGAGGATTTCACGGGTCTGTTGGCGCTGTCGGGGGATGGCGTGGCGGAGGTGTACGGCTACTGGGGTGAGCTGCTGGGTGCGGCGCGGGCCCGGGAGTTGGGTGCGGTAGGGGCGGGGGGTGATCTGTTCGCCGACGGGGCGTTGGGGTCGCGTACGGCGCACGTGTCGCGGGAGTACCTGGACGGGGACGGGGGCTGCGGGCACGGGTACGTCAGTGCGGAGCAGGTGCGTGATCACCTGTTGGACTGTGCGGCGCACGGCATGCAGGGCGGGTTCCACGCGATCGGTGACGCGGCGATCTCGACGGTGCTGGAGGGTTTCGCGGGGGCGGCGGAGAAGCTGGGCACGGATCGGGTGCGGGCGGCGCGGCATCGGATCGAGCACGCGGAGATCATGAGCAAGCGGCTGATCGCTGGTTTCGTGGAGTACGGGATCGTGGCGAGTATGCAGCCGGCGTTCGACCGGTTGTGGGGTGGCGCGGGTCGGATGTACGAGTCGCGGCTGGGCCTGGACCGGTCGTTGGAGTCGAATCCGATGGGGGCGATGCACGGCGTCGGGGTGGCGTTGGCGTTCGGGTCGGATTCGCCGGTGACGCCGCTGGATCCGTGGGGTTCGGTGCGGGCGGCGGTGTGGCACCACAGTCCGACGCAGCGGATGAGTGTGCGGGCGGCGTTCGCGGCGCACACCCGTGGTGGGTGGCGGGCGGTGCGCCTGGACAACGAGGGTGTGTTGGCGTTGGGGGCGCCGGCGACGTTCGCGGTGTGGTCGACGCCGGCGGGGGTGGATCGGGGTTTGCCGGTGTTGTTGGCGCAGGATCCGGAGGCGCGTGGTCCGGGGGATCCGACGCCGCTGCCGGTGTGTCGGCGCACGGTGTTGCGCGGTGACGTGATCTACGAGGAAGGGTCTTCGTGA
- a CDS encoding zinc-binding alcohol dehydrogenase translates to MGLHRVVEPAGVLPQAAWRLDARPEIAPNEVRIRVERLNLDAASFRQLWEKHGGDGDAVRAEVLEIVSTRGKMQNPVTGSGGMLIGTVDEAGRRSPLGLKAGDRVATLVSLTLTPLTILDGLARWDGRSEQVPCDGYAILFARSIAAVLPADLDPQLSLAVLDVCGAPALTARVVSRYVAERERAGDPTPVRVAVIGGAGKSGSLSLAAARRSGAARTVGVVPVVAERDALVAVGVADAVALADARDPVALSTAVTTALGAPADVTVVCVDVPGCEHGAVLATADGGTVVFFSMATSFAAAALGAEGLAADVTMLVGNGYVPGHAEFALGLLRSESGVRALFEARLAAD, encoded by the coding sequence GTGGGTCTGCACCGCGTTGTCGAACCGGCGGGGGTGCTGCCGCAGGCGGCGTGGCGGCTGGACGCGCGTCCGGAGATCGCGCCGAACGAGGTGCGGATCCGGGTGGAGCGGTTGAACCTGGACGCGGCGAGCTTCCGACAGCTGTGGGAGAAGCACGGCGGGGACGGCGACGCGGTGCGCGCCGAGGTGCTGGAGATCGTGTCCACCCGGGGGAAGATGCAAAACCCGGTGACCGGGTCGGGCGGGATGCTGATCGGCACGGTGGACGAGGCGGGGCGGCGTTCCCCGCTGGGGCTGAAGGCGGGGGACCGGGTGGCGACCCTGGTGTCGCTGACGTTGACGCCGCTGACGATCCTCGACGGGTTGGCCCGCTGGGACGGGCGCAGCGAGCAGGTGCCGTGCGACGGGTACGCGATCCTGTTCGCGCGGTCGATCGCGGCGGTGCTGCCGGCGGATCTGGATCCGCAGTTGTCGCTGGCGGTGCTGGACGTGTGTGGCGCGCCTGCGTTGACGGCGCGGGTGGTGTCGCGGTACGTGGCGGAGCGGGAGCGGGCGGGGGATCCGACGCCGGTGCGGGTGGCGGTGATCGGTGGCGCGGGCAAGAGCGGGTCGCTGTCGCTGGCCGCGGCGCGGCGTTCGGGTGCCGCCCGTACGGTCGGGGTGGTGCCGGTGGTCGCGGAGCGCGACGCGCTGGTGGCGGTGGGGGTGGCGGACGCGGTGGCGTTGGCCGATGCCCGGGATCCGGTGGCGTTGTCGACGGCGGTGACTACGGCGTTGGGGGCGCCGGCGGACGTGACGGTGGTCTGCGTGGACGTGCCGGGCTGCGAGCACGGTGCGGTGTTGGCGACGGCCGATGGTGGCACGGTGGTCTTCTTTTCGATGGCGACGAGTTTCGCGGCGGCGGCGTTGGGGGCGGAGGGTCTGGCGGCGGACGTGACGATGCTGGTCGGCAACGGTTATGTGCCGGGGCACGCGGAGTTCGCGCTGGGTCTGCTGCGGTCGGAGTCGGGGGTGCGGGCGTTGTTCGAGGCGCGGTTGGCGGCAGACTGA
- a CDS encoding KamA family radical SAM protein gives MTQTQPVETMPAPRPAPVAVPTTGQPYEYRRAPLVEPDWTRFPGWRHITREQWENAQWQRVNCVKNIKQLRTVLGDGVDESFYADLEADQKALATMSMLVPPQMINTMVPSALMTTEAFLADPIRRYMIPVASDRRTDWPSHPYASRDSLHEHDMWVAEGLTHRYPTKVLAELLSTCPQYCGHCTRMDLVGNSTPAVDKLKLTLKPVDRYDAHIGYLKAHPGVRDVVVSGGDVANVPWKNLESYLMRLLEIETIRDIRLATKALMGLPQHWLQPDVVEGLERVARTAARRGVNLAIHTHVNHAQSITPLVARAAQTALDVGVRDVRNQGVLMRGVNATTPDLLDLCFALQGEAGILPYYFYMCDMIPNAEHWRVPVWHAQQLQHDIMGYLPGYATPRIVCDVPFVGKRWVHMLTEYDRDRGISYWTKNYRTSIESADAEALNKRHAYYDPIDTLPETGQQWWAAHRND, from the coding sequence GTGACCCAGACCCAACCGGTGGAGACCATGCCTGCGCCCCGCCCCGCGCCGGTCGCGGTCCCCACCACCGGACAGCCCTACGAATACCGCCGCGCGCCCCTCGTCGAACCCGACTGGACCCGCTTCCCCGGCTGGCGCCACATCACCCGCGAGCAGTGGGAAAACGCACAGTGGCAGCGCGTCAACTGCGTCAAGAACATCAAGCAGCTGCGCACCGTCCTCGGCGACGGGGTGGACGAGTCCTTCTACGCCGACCTTGAGGCCGACCAGAAGGCCCTGGCCACCATGTCGATGCTGGTGCCGCCGCAGATGATCAACACCATGGTCCCGTCCGCGCTGATGACCACCGAGGCGTTTCTCGCCGACCCGATCCGGCGCTACATGATCCCCGTCGCCTCCGACCGGCGCACCGACTGGCCCTCCCACCCGTACGCCAGCCGCGACTCCCTGCACGAACACGACATGTGGGTCGCCGAGGGCCTCACCCACCGCTACCCCACCAAGGTCCTCGCCGAGCTGCTCTCCACCTGCCCGCAGTACTGCGGGCACTGCACCCGCATGGACCTCGTCGGCAACTCCACCCCCGCTGTCGACAAGCTCAAACTGACCCTCAAGCCCGTCGACCGCTACGACGCCCACATCGGCTACCTCAAGGCCCACCCCGGCGTCCGTGACGTCGTCGTCTCCGGCGGCGACGTGGCGAACGTCCCGTGGAAGAACCTCGAGTCCTACCTGATGCGGCTGCTGGAGATCGAGACCATCCGCGACATCCGGCTCGCCACCAAGGCCCTCATGGGCCTGCCCCAGCACTGGCTCCAGCCCGACGTCGTCGAGGGTCTCGAACGGGTCGCCCGCACCGCCGCCCGCCGCGGCGTCAACCTTGCCATCCACACCCACGTCAACCACGCCCAGTCGATCACTCCGCTGGTCGCCAGGGCCGCACAGACCGCCCTCGACGTCGGCGTCCGCGACGTACGCAACCAGGGCGTGCTCATGCGTGGCGTGAACGCCACCACCCCCGATCTGCTCGACCTCTGCTTCGCCCTCCAGGGCGAGGCGGGCATCCTGCCGTACTACTTCTACATGTGCGACATGATCCCCAACGCCGAGCACTGGCGGGTTCCGGTCTGGCACGCCCAGCAGCTCCAGCACGACATCATGGGCTACCTGCCCGGCTACGCCACCCCGCGCATCGTCTGCGACGTCCCGTTCGTCGGCAAGCGCTGGGTGCACATGCTCACCGAGTACGACCGCGACCGCGGCATCTCGTACTGGACGAAGAACTACCGCACCTCGATCGAGTCCGCCGACGCGGAAGCGCTGAACAAGCGTCACGCCTACTACGACCCGATCGACACCCTGCCCGAGACCGGCCAGCAGTGGTGGGCCGCGCACCGCAACGACTGA
- a CDS encoding CsbD family protein: MSFTDKAKNKAEQLAGAAKERIGEATDNERMRGEGATQQGDARARQAGEHVKDAGRDVKDAFKK, from the coding sequence ATGAGCTTCACCGACAAGGCGAAGAACAAGGCTGAGCAGCTTGCCGGTGCCGCCAAGGAACGGATCGGCGAAGCCACCGACAACGAGCGGATGCGCGGCGAGGGCGCGACGCAGCAGGGCGACGCCCGGGCCCGGCAGGCCGGCGAGCACGTCAAGGACGCCGGCCGCGACGTGAAGGACGCCTTCAAGAAGTGA
- a CDS encoding histidine phosphatase family protein: MGEILLIRHGETTWSASRRHTSYTDLQLTPDGERQARAVGRFLAGRRLAAVLTSPRARALRTARLAGLTVTGTVDDLAEWNYGEYEGRTTADIRDDHPSWSIWTDGCPGGESPNQVGERLDRVLARVHPLLDRGTVALVGHAHSLRVLGARWVGLPPSAGGLLRLDTATLSVLGHEHGRRVILRWNQPIPPTPGNAPEPGARH; the protein is encoded by the coding sequence ATGGGAGAGATCCTGCTGATCCGGCACGGCGAGACCACCTGGAGTGCCAGCCGCCGGCACACCTCGTACACCGACCTCCAGCTCACCCCCGACGGCGAACGGCAGGCCCGCGCCGTCGGACGGTTCCTCGCCGGCCGGCGCCTGGCCGCGGTCCTGACCAGCCCCCGCGCCCGGGCGCTGCGCACCGCGCGGCTCGCCGGCCTCACGGTCACCGGCACGGTCGACGACCTGGCCGAGTGGAACTACGGCGAGTACGAGGGGCGCACCACCGCCGACATCCGCGACGACCATCCGAGCTGGTCCATCTGGACCGACGGCTGCCCCGGCGGGGAGTCGCCCAACCAGGTCGGCGAGCGTCTCGACCGGGTGCTCGCCCGGGTCCACCCGCTGCTCGACCGGGGCACCGTCGCCCTCGTCGGGCACGCGCACAGCCTGCGCGTGCTCGGCGCCCGCTGGGTCGGCCTACCGCCGTCCGCCGGCGGGCTGCTGCGGCTCGACACCGCCACCCTCAGCGTGCTCGGCCACGAGCACGGCCGACGGGTCATCCTGCGGTGGAACCAGCCGATTCCCCCGACGCCCGGGAACGCACCCGAACCTGGAGCTCGGCACTGA
- a CDS encoding Lrp/AsnC family transcriptional regulator, with translation MEEIDRAIIAALTADGRLSYTDLAEKVGLSVSAVHQRVRRLEQRGVIKGYAARVSFEALDLPLTAFVAIRPFDPSQPDDAPERLAHLPEIDSCYSVAGEDFYLLLVRVASPADLERLLQEIRTAANVTTRTTVVLSTPYETRPPKISAELQVRVRSRASGESAGSTAG, from the coding sequence GTGGAGGAGATCGACCGCGCCATCATCGCCGCGCTGACCGCTGACGGTCGGCTGTCGTACACGGATCTGGCGGAGAAGGTGGGCCTGTCGGTCTCCGCCGTGCACCAGCGGGTGCGCCGCCTGGAGCAGCGCGGCGTGATCAAGGGGTATGCCGCCCGGGTCTCCTTCGAGGCTCTCGACCTGCCGCTGACCGCGTTCGTGGCGATCCGTCCGTTCGACCCGTCGCAGCCTGACGACGCTCCGGAGCGGCTGGCCCACCTGCCCGAGATCGACTCGTGCTACTCGGTGGCGGGGGAGGACTTCTATCTCCTGCTGGTGCGGGTGGCCAGCCCGGCTGACCTGGAGCGGCTGCTCCAGGAGATCCGGACGGCGGCGAACGTGACCACCCGCACGACGGTGGTGCTGTCGACGCCGTACGAGACCCGGCCGCCGAAGATCAGTGCCGAGCTCCAGGTTCGGGTGCGTTCCCGGGCGTCGGGGGAATCGGCTGGTTCCACCGCAGGATGA
- a CDS encoding acyl-CoA dehydrogenase family protein, whose protein sequence is MTVDRILPTDEAHDLLDLATELADRELAPQAVAFEERAEFPREVLRTLGRAGLLGLPYAEEHGGAAQPYEVYLQVLEILASRWLAVAEAVSVHTLSCYPLAQFGTNEQRKLLPDMIGGELLGAYCLSEPQGGSDAAALTTKAVRDGDSYVVDGTKAWITHARTADFYDIFCRTGGPGPKGISCLLADRTTPGIVPQAAERTMGLRASPVAQIAFDSARVPAERLIGGEGAGFTIAMSALDSGRLGIAACAVGLAQAALDYAVGYARERQQFGKAIIDFQGLGFMLADSATQISAARALMLAAARLRDAGRPYSIEAAKAKLFATDMAMRVTTDAVQVLGGAGYVADHPVERYMREAKVLQIVEGTNQIQRLVIFRALAKG, encoded by the coding sequence ATGACTGTCGACCGGATCCTCCCCACCGACGAGGCCCACGACCTGCTCGACCTCGCCACCGAACTCGCCGACCGGGAGCTCGCGCCCCAGGCCGTCGCGTTCGAGGAGCGCGCCGAGTTCCCCCGCGAGGTGCTGCGCACCCTGGGCCGGGCCGGCCTGCTCGGCCTGCCCTACGCCGAGGAGCACGGCGGCGCCGCCCAGCCCTACGAGGTCTACCTCCAGGTGCTGGAGATCCTGGCCAGCCGATGGCTTGCGGTCGCCGAGGCGGTCAGCGTGCACACCCTGTCCTGCTACCCCCTGGCCCAGTTCGGCACGAACGAGCAACGCAAGCTGCTGCCCGACATGATCGGCGGGGAGCTGCTCGGGGCGTACTGCCTCTCGGAGCCGCAGGGCGGGTCGGACGCCGCCGCGTTGACCACGAAGGCCGTACGCGACGGCGACTCCTACGTGGTCGACGGCACCAAGGCGTGGATCACCCACGCCCGGACGGCGGACTTCTACGACATCTTCTGCCGCACCGGCGGCCCCGGCCCGAAGGGCATCTCATGCCTGCTGGCCGACCGCACCACGCCCGGCATCGTGCCGCAGGCGGCGGAACGGACGATGGGGCTGCGCGCCTCCCCGGTGGCGCAGATCGCCTTCGACTCGGCCCGGGTGCCGGCCGAGCGGTTGATCGGCGGCGAGGGCGCGGGCTTCACCATCGCCATGTCCGCCCTCGACTCGGGGCGCCTCGGCATCGCCGCCTGCGCGGTCGGGTTGGCCCAGGCGGCGCTGGACTACGCGGTCGGCTACGCCCGGGAGCGGCAGCAGTTCGGCAAGGCGATCATCGACTTCCAGGGGCTGGGCTTCATGCTCGCCGACTCGGCCACCCAGATCTCCGCGGCCCGGGCGTTGATGCTGGCCGCGGCCCGGCTGCGCGACGCCGGCCGGCCGTACTCGATCGAGGCGGCGAAGGCGAAGCTCTTCGCGACCGACATGGCGATGCGGGTGACCACCGACGCGGTGCAGGTGCTCGGCGGAGCCGGCTACGTGGCCGACCACCCGGTGGAGCGGTACATGCGCGAGGCCAAGGTGCTCCAGATCGTCGAGGGCACCAACCAGATCCAGCGACTGGTCATCTTCCGGGCGCTCGCGAAGGGCTGA
- a CDS encoding M24 family metallopeptidase, translating into MGSDELYPPRRLADARRATVAAGLDALLLSPGSDLRYLTGYDAHEGERLTCLVLPAEGEPTLIVPTLERPAAEASPAPATGVRIVDHADGSDPYPLLVAALGGPVTAVGLAERMWAEQVLALRAALPGAAQRLASEVLREMRVRKSPAEVAALAEAGAAIDAVHRRMGEWLRPGRTEAEVGADIAAAIRAAGHVTVDFVIVAAGPNGASPHHGTSDRPIGAGEPVVVDIGGTMPSGYRSDCTRTYVAGAPAPAEFVDYYAVLHAAQRAAVAAVRPGVTAEAVDAAAREPIAAAGFGAAFLHRTGHGIGLDGHEEPYVVAGNARALAAGMAFSVEPGIYLAGRHGARIEDIVVCTTDGVQRLNTTPTELIAL; encoded by the coding sequence GTGGGATCCGACGAGCTATATCCGCCACGGCGGCTGGCCGATGCCCGGCGCGCCACCGTCGCCGCGGGCCTGGACGCGCTGCTGCTCAGCCCCGGCTCAGACCTGCGCTATCTGACCGGCTACGACGCGCATGAGGGGGAGCGGCTGACCTGCCTGGTGCTGCCGGCCGAGGGCGAGCCGACCCTGATCGTGCCCACCCTGGAACGGCCGGCCGCCGAGGCGTCCCCGGCGCCGGCCACCGGCGTACGAATCGTCGACCATGCCGACGGCTCCGACCCGTACCCGCTGCTCGTCGCCGCGCTCGGCGGGCCGGTGACGGCCGTCGGGCTGGCCGAACGGATGTGGGCCGAGCAGGTCCTCGCCCTGCGCGCGGCGCTGCCCGGCGCCGCCCAGCGGCTGGCCTCCGAGGTGCTGCGCGAGATGCGCGTGCGTAAGTCCCCGGCCGAGGTCGCGGCGCTTGCCGAGGCGGGCGCGGCGATCGACGCCGTGCACCGGCGGATGGGGGAGTGGCTGCGCCCGGGACGCACCGAGGCGGAGGTGGGCGCCGACATCGCCGCGGCGATCCGGGCCGCCGGCCACGTCACCGTGGACTTCGTGATCGTCGCCGCCGGTCCGAACGGCGCCAGCCCGCACCACGGCACCTCCGACCGGCCGATCGGCGCCGGCGAACCAGTCGTGGTCGACATCGGCGGCACCATGCCCTCGGGCTACCGCTCCGACTGCACCCGCACGTACGTCGCCGGCGCCCCGGCGCCCGCCGAGTTCGTCGACTACTACGCGGTGCTGCACGCCGCCCAGCGGGCCGCGGTCGCCGCGGTCCGCCCCGGGGTGACCGCCGAGGCCGTCGACGCCGCGGCCCGGGAGCCGATCGCCGCCGCTGGCTTCGGCGCGGCGTTCCTGCACCGCACCGGTCACGGCATCGGTCTGGACGGCCATGAGGAGCCCTACGTGGTGGCCGGCAACGCCCGCGCTCTGGCGGCGGGGATGGCGTTCTCCGTCGAACCGGGCATCTACCTGGCGGGCCGGCACGGCGCCCGCATCGAGGACATCGTCGTCTGCACCACGGACGGCGTGCAACGGCTCAACACCACCCCCACGGAGCTCATCGCGCTATGA
- a CDS encoding DUF4037 domain-containing protein, translating to MTFVAGLTLARRFHDEALAPILRRRLPGLRYAAGLLDGGSELLGLDTSRSTDHDWGPRGQLFVAASDAAWIPHLRAVLDADLPAEFLGWPARFTGEGRLGVADRAGSRHGVTIHELGGWWRDRLGFDPAAGVSTADWLATPTQRLAEVTGGEVFHDGLGGALSGARATLAWYPDDVWRHVLAAAWTRVAQAEHLPGRCAETGDDLGSRVVTAGLARDLMRLGLLLHRHWPPYDKWLGTLFARLPGAAPLVASLADALGPGDWPSREDGLVRALEALAAWTDDTRLAAPVRARPRPFHRRPFLVLDAGRIASALCAAITDPALRERPPVGAVDQYVGSVDVLTHARRVRRVAAALPVAADGSN from the coding sequence GTGACGTTCGTTGCGGGCCTGACGCTCGCCCGCCGGTTCCACGACGAGGCGCTCGCCCCGATCCTGCGCCGCCGCCTTCCCGGCCTGCGGTACGCGGCCGGGTTGCTCGACGGCGGCTCCGAGCTGCTCGGCCTGGACACCTCGCGCTCCACGGATCACGACTGGGGGCCGCGCGGGCAGCTCTTCGTCGCCGCGTCCGACGCGGCGTGGATCCCGCACCTGCGCGCGGTGCTGGACGCCGACCTGCCGGCGGAGTTCCTCGGCTGGCCGGCCCGGTTCACCGGGGAGGGCAGGCTGGGCGTCGCCGACCGGGCGGGTAGTCGCCACGGCGTCACGATCCACGAGCTGGGCGGCTGGTGGCGTGACCGGCTGGGCTTCGACCCCGCCGCCGGCGTCAGCACGGCGGACTGGTTGGCCACGCCGACCCAGCGGCTGGCCGAGGTGACCGGCGGCGAGGTCTTCCACGACGGCCTCGGCGGCGCGCTGAGCGGAGCGCGGGCGACGCTGGCATGGTATCCGGACGACGTGTGGCGGCACGTGCTCGCCGCCGCGTGGACTCGCGTCGCCCAGGCCGAACACCTGCCCGGCCGCTGTGCCGAGACCGGCGACGACCTCGGCAGTCGGGTGGTCACCGCCGGGCTGGCCCGGGACCTGATGCGACTCGGCCTGCTGCTGCACCGCCACTGGCCGCCGTACGACAAGTGGCTGGGGACGCTGTTCGCCCGGTTGCCCGGCGCGGCGCCCCTGGTCGCGTCCCTGGCCGACGCGCTCGGCCCGGGCGACTGGCCGAGCCGGGAGGACGGCCTGGTCCGGGCGCTGGAGGCGCTCGCCGCCTGGACCGACGACACCCGGCTGGCGGCCCCGGTGCGCGCCCGGCCCCGGCCGTTCCACCGGCGGCCGTTCCTGGTCCTGGACGCTGGTCGGATCGCCTCCGCGCTGTGTGCCGCCATCACCGACCCGGCGCTGCGGGAGCGACCGCCCGTCGGCGCGGTGGACCAGTACGTCGGCAGCGTGGACGTACTGACCCATGCGCGCCGGGTTCGTCGGGTCGCCGCCGCGCTGCCGGTCGCGGCGGACGGGTCGAACTGA
- a CDS encoding 5'-3' exonuclease, with translation MLIDAPSLYFRAYFGIPESAARAADGSPVNAVRGFLDMLATLIRTRRPDRMVCAMDHDWRPEWRVALLPSYKAHRVATEGGEVVPDTLSPQVPLILEVLDAVGIAHVGATGYEADDVLGTLSVTQPAPVEVVSGDRDLFQLVDDARPVRLLYVGRGVAKLDDCDDAAVRARYGVPADRYADFAALRGDPSDGLPGVAGVGEKTAARLVERYGDIAGILAALDEPDSGFAPGLRTKLVAARDYLAVAPKVVRVALDVPLPALATELPTAPADPDRLLELAGEWNLAGSARRLVDALAQRA, from the coding sequence ATGCTCATCGACGCGCCCAGCCTCTACTTCCGGGCCTACTTCGGCATTCCCGAGTCCGCGGCCCGGGCCGCCGACGGCAGCCCCGTCAACGCGGTGCGCGGCTTCCTCGACATGTTGGCGACCCTGATCCGCACCCGCCGGCCCGACCGGATGGTCTGCGCGATGGACCACGACTGGCGGCCCGAGTGGCGGGTGGCGCTGCTGCCGTCCTACAAGGCGCACCGGGTGGCCACCGAGGGCGGCGAGGTGGTGCCCGACACGCTCAGCCCGCAGGTGCCGCTCATCCTCGAGGTGCTCGACGCCGTCGGCATCGCCCACGTCGGCGCGACCGGCTATGAGGCCGACGACGTGCTCGGCACCCTCTCGGTGACCCAGCCGGCGCCGGTCGAGGTGGTCTCCGGCGACCGCGACCTGTTCCAGCTCGTCGACGACGCCCGCCCGGTGCGGCTGCTCTACGTCGGGCGGGGCGTGGCCAAGCTGGACGACTGCGACGATGCCGCTGTGCGCGCCCGCTACGGGGTGCCGGCGGACCGCTACGCCGACTTCGCCGCCCTGCGGGGCGACCCCAGTGACGGGCTGCCCGGGGTGGCGGGCGTGGGCGAGAAGACGGCCGCCCGGCTGGTCGAGCGGTACGGCGACATAGCGGGCATCCTGGCCGCCCTGGACGAGCCGGACTCCGGCTTCGCCCCCGGGCTGCGCACCAAGCTCGTCGCCGCGCGGGACTACCTGGCCGTCGCGCCGAAGGTGGTCCGGGTCGCCCTCGACGTGCCGCTGCCCGCGCTGGCCACCGAGCTGCCGACCGCCCCGGCCGACCCTGACCGGCTGCTGGAGTTGGCCGGCGAGTGGAACCTGGCCGGTTCGGCCCGCCGCCTCGTCGACGCCCTCGCCCAGCGGGCCTGA
- a CDS encoding MHYT domain-containing protein, which yields MAEINHFEYGWITPALSYALSVLGSALGLICAGRIRTAGSAGQRAWWGTLAAWAIGGTAIWTMHFMAMLGFAVEGTRIRYDVPVTMASAVIAVIAVGIGLAIVGTGRFSVVRLIAGGLFTGAGVAAMHYTGMAAMRLSGRIEYDTTRVVLSVAIAVGAATVALWLAMTVRRGLAIVGSALVMGVAVNGMHFTGMSAMSVHRHAGQGDVAGAGVSTLLVPIILAVVFGVVGLVYALLAAPTAEDRAAAAYFDTLRGPAPAEAPPVVAPDPVGLRARSTLGRPGTPFPSRRDNPPR from the coding sequence GTGGCGGAGATCAATCACTTTGAGTACGGGTGGATCACTCCCGCGCTCAGCTACGCGCTCTCGGTGCTGGGCTCGGCCCTGGGCCTGATCTGCGCGGGTCGGATCCGCACTGCGGGCAGCGCGGGTCAGCGCGCCTGGTGGGGAACCCTGGCGGCCTGGGCCATCGGCGGCACCGCCATCTGGACCATGCACTTCATGGCGATGCTCGGCTTCGCCGTCGAGGGCACCCGGATCCGGTACGACGTGCCGGTCACCATGGCCAGCGCGGTGATCGCGGTGATCGCGGTCGGCATCGGCCTGGCCATCGTCGGCACCGGGCGGTTCTCCGTGGTGCGGCTGATCGCCGGGGGCCTGTTCACCGGCGCGGGGGTCGCCGCGATGCACTACACCGGCATGGCGGCCATGCGGCTCAGCGGCCGGATCGAGTACGACACCACCCGGGTCGTGCTGTCGGTCGCGATCGCGGTGGGCGCGGCCACCGTGGCGCTCTGGCTGGCCATGACCGTCCGCCGGGGGCTGGCGATCGTCGGCTCGGCGTTGGTGATGGGCGTCGCGGTCAACGGCATGCACTTCACCGGCATGAGCGCCATGTCGGTGCACAGGCACGCCGGGCAGGGCGACGTGGCCGGGGCCGGCGTCAGCACCCTGCTGGTGCCGATCATCCTCGCGGTGGTGTTCGGCGTCGTCGGGCTGGTCTACGCGCTGCTCGCCGCCCCCACCGCCGAGGACCGGGCGGCTGCGGCGTACTTCGACACCCTGCGGGGACCGGCGCCGGCCGAGGCGCCGCCGGTGGTGGCACCGGACCCGGTGGGGCTGCGGGCCCGGTCCACGCTCGGCCGGCCGGGCACCCCGTTCCCGTCCCGCCGGGACAACCCGCCGCGCTGA